The Ciceribacter thiooxidans genome window below encodes:
- a CDS encoding LacI family DNA-binding transcriptional regulator → MKGIRQLADQLGISIGTVSRALNGKPDVAEETRRRVLQAAESLGYVANQSGRALRKGSTGVIGFMMQTGPEITGQGDTFFMSVFDGVQTVFARHGLDLVALLCSSEEDPRDYLKRVVARGFADGIILSATRRHDARFELLAKRKIPFITLGRSLTDVGQPWIDLDFEGMAETAVERLVEKGHRRIAVSRPHDDANLGYVFVDRCREVLGRHGLELAEEHIFRSTPNEAGGYQIARDLLACKERPTAILLVNEVSSTGLYRGLNEAGLVPGRDIAVIGRQSPHSHFLSPRLTAFTLSLRDLGIALAETLLAAMPAYAEPYAGRPARLLWPMTLVPGESDGEVPGGAR, encoded by the coding sequence ATGAAGGGAATTCGCCAGCTTGCGGACCAGCTCGGCATCTCGATCGGCACGGTTTCCCGCGCGCTGAACGGCAAGCCGGATGTTGCGGAAGAGACCCGCAGACGCGTGCTTCAGGCGGCGGAGAGCCTGGGCTATGTCGCCAATCAGTCGGGGCGGGCGCTGCGCAAGGGATCGACCGGCGTCATCGGCTTCATGATGCAGACTGGGCCGGAAATCACCGGCCAGGGCGACACCTTCTTCATGAGCGTCTTCGACGGCGTACAGACGGTCTTTGCCCGTCACGGACTCGATCTCGTTGCGCTGTTGTGTTCCTCCGAGGAAGACCCGCGCGACTACCTGAAACGCGTCGTGGCGCGTGGCTTTGCCGATGGCATCATTCTCTCTGCGACCCGGCGCCACGACGCCCGCTTCGAACTGCTCGCCAAACGCAAGATCCCCTTCATCACGCTCGGGCGAAGCCTGACCGATGTCGGACAGCCGTGGATCGACCTCGACTTTGAAGGGATGGCGGAGACGGCGGTGGAGCGGCTGGTCGAGAAGGGGCACCGCCGTATTGCCGTCAGCCGGCCCCATGACGACGCAAACCTCGGATATGTCTTCGTCGACCGCTGCCGGGAGGTGCTTGGGCGGCACGGACTTGAGCTTGCCGAGGAACACATCTTCCGTTCGACCCCGAACGAGGCGGGTGGCTATCAGATCGCCCGTGATCTTTTGGCGTGCAAGGAGCGGCCGACGGCGATCCTGCTTGTCAACGAGGTCAGTTCGACCGGCCTTTATCGCGGGCTCAACGAGGCCGGGCTGGTGCCGGGACGCGACATCGCCGTAATTGGTCGTCAGAGCCCGCATTCGCATTTCCTGTCACCGCGGCTTACGGCCTTCACCCTGTCGCTGCGCGACCTCGGCATAGCGCTTGCCGAGACGCTGCTCGCTGCAATGCCTGCGTATGCGGAGCCTTATGCCGGGCGTCCGGCACGCCTGCTCTGGCCGATGACGCTCGTGCCCGGCGAGAGCGACGGCGAGGTGCCGGGAGGCGCCCGATGA
- a CDS encoding AraC family transcriptional regulator: MGNFVLQNLLDFGPASRTVSLPRGRQSLHTMPTSGGYEIRRGGNYDWDGRKRGLAPFTVLQHTVGGRGNLRYENRTVQVRPGETLLLIVPHNHRYWLERDETWAFFWISMNGEEALRIHRSILAMTGPVLRLKTETIDQLAHCCHRLVTGAETPGAASAIAYEAAMALYDDVFGSHPTFAQEYRALQHVLSHIEAHLDQRLAVGELAAVAGLSRAHFSRIFTASEGLPPAEFVLQKRLRRAAKLLTKTADMPIKEVSALCGFDDPNYFSKVFRRLYGTSPSDFRTSGMYASVASPAAQKRRQAVPAG; encoded by the coding sequence ATGGGTAATTTTGTGCTGCAAAATCTTCTCGATTTCGGGCCAGCAAGCCGCACCGTGTCGCTGCCCAGAGGGCGCCAGAGCCTGCACACAATGCCGACCAGCGGCGGTTACGAGATCCGGCGCGGGGGAAATTATGACTGGGACGGACGCAAGCGCGGCCTCGCTCCCTTCACTGTCCTGCAGCACACCGTCGGCGGACGGGGGAACCTGCGCTACGAGAACCGCACCGTGCAGGTTCGTCCGGGTGAGACGCTGCTCCTCATCGTTCCACACAACCACCGCTACTGGCTGGAAAGGGACGAGACCTGGGCGTTCTTCTGGATTTCCATGAACGGCGAGGAGGCGCTGCGCATCCACCGCTCGATCCTTGCAATGACGGGTCCCGTCCTGCGACTGAAGACCGAGACGATCGACCAGTTGGCACATTGCTGCCACCGACTGGTCACCGGCGCGGAAACGCCGGGGGCGGCCTCTGCGATCGCTTACGAGGCTGCAATGGCGCTCTATGACGACGTCTTCGGCTCCCATCCGACGTTCGCCCAGGAATACCGTGCCCTGCAACATGTCCTGAGCCACATCGAGGCGCACCTTGACCAGCGTCTCGCGGTCGGCGAGCTCGCAGCCGTCGCCGGCCTGAGCCGCGCGCACTTCTCGCGCATTTTCACCGCCAGCGAGGGTCTGCCGCCGGCGGAGTTCGTCCTGCAGAAACGCCTTCGGCGCGCAGCCAAGCTCCTGACCAAGACTGCGGACATGCCGATCAAGGAGGTCTCCGCCCTCTGCGGCTTTGACGACCCGAACTACTTCTCAAAAGTCTTCCGCCGTCTTTACGGCACCAGCCCAAGCGATTTCAGAACCAGCGGCATGTATGCGAGCGTCGCAAGCCCGGCGGCGCAAAAGCGACGGCAAGCCGTCCCGGCCGGCTGA
- a CDS encoding carbohydrate ABC transporter permease has protein sequence MNDTLRERVMLGVAVVLAAIYLFPLYWMYVTALKSGSAMFANPPDFWPRDPQWQIYGEVWKSRLMGRYIWNSLVIACGAVSVIALLGTGCAYVLARYRNVWIDIGLFLVLMLQVLPASLMITPIFVGFSQVGLLSYPRLAVILAIAAKSMPFFIVLVRATFMSVPQELEEAALVDGNSRIGAFFNIVLPLAKNGILVSAILIFMQAFGEFVYSKSMIQTVELQPASVGLNSFMGPNTNEWNKIMAYATMYVTPILAVFVLMQRRIVSGLTSGALK, from the coding sequence ATGAACGACACCCTTCGCGAAAGAGTAATGCTCGGCGTCGCGGTCGTGCTTGCCGCGATCTATCTCTTCCCGCTCTACTGGATGTATGTCACCGCGCTGAAATCCGGCTCGGCAATGTTTGCCAATCCTCCGGATTTCTGGCCACGTGATCCGCAGTGGCAGATTTACGGCGAGGTCTGGAAAAGCCGGTTGATGGGCCGTTACATCTGGAACTCTCTGGTGATCGCCTGCGGCGCGGTTTCCGTCATCGCGCTGCTCGGCACCGGTTGTGCCTATGTGCTTGCACGCTACCGCAATGTCTGGATCGATATCGGCCTTTTCCTCGTCCTGATGCTGCAGGTCCTGCCAGCGTCCTTGATGATCACGCCGATCTTCGTTGGCTTCTCACAGGTCGGGCTACTCTCCTATCCACGGCTTGCCGTCATTCTGGCGATCGCCGCCAAAAGCATGCCTTTCTTCATCGTGCTCGTGCGCGCGACCTTCATGAGCGTGCCGCAGGAACTGGAGGAGGCCGCACTCGTCGACGGCAATTCCCGCATCGGCGCCTTCTTCAACATCGTCCTGCCGCTTGCAAAGAACGGCATCCTGGTCAGCGCCATCCTCATCTTCATGCAGGCCTTCGGGGAGTTCGTCTATTCGAAGTCAATGATCCAGACGGTGGAGCTCCAGCCAGCCAGCGTCGGCCTCAACAGCTTCATGGGCCCGAACACCAACGAGTGGAACAAGATCATGGCCTACGCGACCATGTATGTGACGCCAATCCTCGCCGTCTTCGTCCTCATGCAACGCCGGATCGTTTCCGGCCTGACTTCGGGAGCCTTGAAATGA
- a CDS encoding Gfo/Idh/MocA family protein, whose protein sequence is MAKGWLRALRDTPNLSDSVTVVGLVDIDRLAAEALAAEFGLAGVAIDTDLETMLRRTSPDLLFDVVVPSARRAVVAVGLAHGCHVLSEKPMATSIAEARELRALADRADRLHAVVQNRRFIAGVRRIRRMIEENALGRLTGLHCDFFLGPHFGGFREEMDHVLLLDMAIHTFDAARFMSGKDPLAVYCHEYNPPGSWYRHGAAANAIFEFSDEVVFTYRGSWCAEGGPTSWESAWRIVGTKGTLLWDGADRFEAKVVAGTDGFLRAVEPVSVPPASSEADTHGHASVLQSFVAAVRNGSRPETDGSDNIKSLAMVFGAIDSARDRRRITIAA, encoded by the coding sequence ATGGCCAAAGGCTGGCTGAGAGCTCTTCGCGACACCCCCAATCTCAGCGACAGCGTAACGGTCGTCGGTCTCGTCGACATCGACCGTTTGGCCGCCGAGGCGCTCGCCGCCGAGTTCGGCCTGGCCGGCGTCGCGATCGACACCGATCTGGAGACCATGCTCCGCCGCACCTCCCCTGACCTCCTCTTCGACGTCGTCGTCCCATCGGCGCGGCGCGCCGTCGTCGCCGTCGGCCTTGCCCATGGCTGCCATGTGCTGAGCGAAAAGCCCATGGCGACATCGATCGCGGAAGCCCGGGAACTGCGCGCACTTGCCGATCGAGCCGATCGTCTGCACGCCGTCGTGCAGAACCGCCGCTTCATCGCTGGCGTTCGCCGCATTCGCCGCATGATCGAAGAGAACGCGCTCGGCCGCCTGACCGGCCTTCACTGCGATTTCTTCCTCGGGCCCCATTTTGGCGGCTTCCGTGAGGAGATGGACCACGTCCTGCTCCTCGACATGGCGATCCACACCTTCGATGCCGCGCGTTTCATGTCCGGCAAGGATCCGCTCGCCGTCTATTGCCACGAATACAATCCGCCCGGTTCCTGGTATCGACACGGCGCTGCGGCAAACGCCATCTTCGAATTCTCCGATGAGGTGGTCTTCACCTATCGCGGCTCGTGGTGTGCAGAAGGCGGGCCGACGAGCTGGGAAAGCGCATGGCGGATCGTCGGCACCAAAGGCACTCTTCTCTGGGACGGTGCGGACAGGTTCGAGGCGAAGGTCGTCGCAGGAACGGACGGCTTTCTGCGCGCCGTCGAGCCGGTAAGCGTGCCGCCGGCCTCGAGCGAGGCGGACACCCACGGCCATGCCAGCGTTCTTCAGAGTTTCGTCGCGGCGGTCCGCAATGGCAGCCGTCCCGAGACCGATGGGAGCGACAACATCAAGAGCCTCGCCATGGTGTTCGGCGCCATTGACAGCGCCCGCGACCGGCGACGCATCACAATCGCAGCATAG
- a CDS encoding carbohydrate ABC transporter permease: protein MKRLLSSTIDGRGFDIVLVALPLTFLLALSGIPLLYNVLMSFQEVDMFSLGTLWRPFVGLRNYRELFAQPETWPILANTAVFVTASIAGQFAIGFGLALFFWTNFPGASWLRGLFLVSWVMPGLVVGAIWNWILSGDFGVLNFLLRESGLISGNIFWRSDPNYSLWAVILANIWLGTSFNMILLSVGLSSIPGDLYEAAELDGANAWQRFWTITLPMMRSSIGAIIALGLIFTLQQFDLFAAITSGGPNNSSNVTQYWAWDMSFRQYDFAKGATISVIMIVFVMVASVVYVRSTRHEVRG from the coding sequence ATGAAGAGACTCCTTTCCAGCACCATCGATGGTCGGGGCTTCGACATCGTCCTCGTGGCGCTGCCGCTCACATTCCTGCTTGCGCTCTCCGGCATCCCGCTTCTCTACAACGTTCTCATGAGCTTCCAGGAGGTCGACATGTTCAGCCTCGGTACGCTCTGGCGCCCCTTCGTCGGCCTGAGGAACTATCGCGAACTTTTCGCGCAGCCCGAGACGTGGCCAATCCTCGCCAATACCGCCGTCTTCGTCACGGCCTCGATCGCCGGGCAGTTCGCCATCGGTTTCGGGCTGGCACTCTTCTTCTGGACGAATTTTCCGGGTGCGTCCTGGTTGCGCGGCCTCTTCCTGGTTTCCTGGGTCATGCCGGGCCTCGTCGTCGGTGCGATCTGGAACTGGATCCTATCGGGTGACTTCGGCGTCCTGAACTTCCTTCTCCGCGAAAGCGGCCTCATCTCCGGCAACATCTTCTGGCGCTCAGACCCGAACTACTCGCTCTGGGCAGTGATCCTCGCCAATATCTGGCTCGGGACCTCCTTCAACATGATCCTGCTCTCGGTCGGGTTGTCCTCAATTCCGGGAGACCTCTACGAGGCAGCCGAACTCGACGGGGCCAATGCCTGGCAGCGGTTCTGGACGATCACGCTGCCGATGATGCGCTCGTCGATCGGTGCGATCATCGCGCTCGGCCTCATTTTCACGCTGCAGCAATTCGATCTCTTCGCGGCGATCACCTCAGGCGGGCCGAACAATTCCTCGAACGTCACGCAGTACTGGGCATGGGACATGTCATTCCGCCAGTACGACTTCGCCAAGGGTGCGACGATCTCCGTCATCATGATCGTCTTCGTGATGGTCGCCTCCGTCGTCTACGTCAGATCGACACGTCACGAGGTGCGGGGATGA
- a CDS encoding alpha-glucosidase/alpha-galactosidase, producing the protein MGFKIAIIGAGSIGFTKKLATDILCVPEFHDVEFALTDISKRNLGMIRDILQRMIEANRLPARVTATTDRRRALEGARYVISCVRVGGLEAYADDIAIPLKYGIDQCVGDTICAGGILYGQRNIPVILDFCKDIREVAAPGAKFLNYANPMAMNTWAAIEYGKVDTVGLCHGVQHGAEQIAEVLGAGSVAELDYVCSGINHQTWFIDLRLNGRKIGKDELVAAFEGHPVYSQQEKLRIDVLKRFGVYSTESNGHLSEYLPWYRKRPEEIARWIDMSDWIHGETGGYLRYSIETRNWFESDFPQFLESAGKPIDATRRSNEHASHILEALETGRVYRGHFNVKNNGVIANLPADAIIESPGFVDRFGINMVSGITLPEACAATCMASINVQRMAVHAAISGDIDLLKLAVLHDPLVGAVATPEEVWQMVDEMVVAGARWLPQYAHAVQAARERLANAKVKTREWAGSARREVRSLDEIRAEKAAMKKAG; encoded by the coding sequence ATGGGTTTCAAAATCGCTATTATCGGTGCCGGCAGCATCGGTTTCACCAAGAAGCTTGCAACCGATATTCTGTGTGTTCCCGAGTTCCATGACGTGGAATTCGCCCTAACCGACATCAGCAAGCGCAATCTCGGCATGATCCGCGACATTCTCCAAAGAATGATCGAGGCCAACCGGCTGCCGGCGCGTGTGACCGCGACCACAGACCGGCGCCGGGCGCTCGAAGGTGCGCGCTATGTCATCAGCTGCGTGCGCGTGGGCGGGCTGGAAGCCTATGCCGACGACATCGCGATCCCGCTCAAATACGGGATCGACCAGTGCGTCGGAGACACCATCTGCGCCGGTGGCATTCTCTACGGCCAGCGCAACATTCCGGTCATTCTGGATTTCTGCAAGGACATCCGCGAAGTTGCCGCGCCGGGCGCGAAGTTCCTGAACTACGCCAACCCGATGGCCATGAACACCTGGGCGGCGATCGAGTACGGCAAGGTCGATACCGTGGGGCTGTGCCATGGCGTACAGCACGGCGCCGAGCAGATCGCCGAAGTGCTCGGTGCGGGGTCGGTAGCCGAACTCGACTATGTCTGTTCCGGTATCAACCACCAGACCTGGTTCATCGACCTGCGGCTGAACGGCCGCAAGATCGGCAAGGATGAACTGGTGGCGGCCTTTGAGGGGCATCCCGTCTATTCGCAGCAGGAGAAGCTTCGCATCGACGTGCTGAAGCGCTTCGGCGTCTATTCCACCGAAAGCAACGGCCATCTTTCGGAATACCTGCCGTGGTATCGCAAGCGCCCGGAGGAGATTGCCCGGTGGATCGACATGTCCGACTGGATCCATGGTGAGACCGGCGGTTACCTCCGGTATTCGATCGAGACCCGCAACTGGTTCGAGAGCGATTTCCCGCAGTTTCTGGAGTCGGCGGGCAAGCCGATCGACGCGACGAGGCGCTCGAACGAGCACGCCAGCCACATTCTCGAGGCGTTGGAGACCGGACGGGTCTATCGCGGCCACTTCAACGTCAAGAACAATGGCGTCATCGCCAACCTGCCGGCGGATGCCATTATCGAGTCGCCGGGTTTCGTCGATCGTTTCGGCATCAACATGGTTTCGGGCATCACATTGCCGGAGGCCTGCGCGGCTACCTGCATGGCCTCGATCAACGTCCAGCGGATGGCGGTCCACGCGGCGATCTCGGGGGATATAGACCTCCTGAAACTTGCCGTCTTGCATGATCCGCTGGTCGGTGCCGTCGCCACCCCGGAGGAGGTCTGGCAGATGGTTGACGAGATGGTCGTCGCTGGGGCGCGCTGGTTGCCGCAATACGCGCATGCGGTTCAGGCGGCGCGGGAGCGGCTGGCGAACGCAAAGGTCAAGACACGGGAGTGGGCCGGCTCCGCACGGCGTGAGGTTCGCTCGCTCGACGAGATCCGGGCGGAAAAGGCTGCGATGAAGAAGGCAGGCTGA
- a CDS encoding ABC transporter substrate-binding protein has translation MGIRKYAMLAAVALASVSVSGLPASAEDVTISVWSLDRDIQPAPNLIKDFNALDTGIKVEYRQIQFDDVVSEAMRAFSTGQAPDIIAVDNPEHALFASRGAFLDLTDMIAKSDVVKVENYFPGPLASTMWDGKNYGIPKATNTIALYYNKDMFRAKGLDPDKPPQTWDELVEAARKLTDPSANVYGLAFSAKANEEGTFQFLPWAQMAGASYENINADGAVKALDTWKTIIDEKLASPDTLTRSQWDSTGTFNSGNAAMAISGPWELDRMIAEAKFDWGVALLPIPQEGAERSSAMGDFNWAIFASTKHPQEAFKVLEYFVSQDDRMFKDFGQLPARSDIAIPETGEPKKDAALKVFVEQLKYAKPRGPHPEWPKISKAIQDAIQAALTGQMSSKDALDQAAEKIKAVLG, from the coding sequence ATGGGTATCCGAAAATATGCAATGCTCGCCGCAGTCGCATTGGCTTCCGTGTCGGTGTCGGGCCTGCCCGCTTCGGCAGAAGACGTCACCATCAGCGTCTGGTCACTCGACCGCGACATCCAGCCGGCGCCGAACCTCATCAAGGACTTCAACGCGCTGGACACCGGCATCAAGGTCGAATACCGCCAGATCCAGTTCGACGACGTGGTGAGTGAAGCCATGCGCGCATTTTCCACCGGCCAGGCACCCGACATCATCGCGGTCGACAACCCGGAGCACGCGCTTTTCGCTTCGCGCGGCGCATTCCTCGACCTGACCGACATGATCGCAAAGTCGGACGTGGTGAAGGTCGAGAACTACTTCCCCGGGCCGCTCGCCTCGACCATGTGGGATGGCAAGAACTACGGCATCCCCAAAGCCACCAACACGATTGCGCTTTACTACAACAAGGACATGTTCCGGGCGAAGGGCCTCGATCCCGACAAGCCGCCGCAGACATGGGACGAGCTCGTGGAAGCCGCCCGCAAGCTCACCGATCCCTCAGCAAACGTCTACGGCCTCGCCTTCTCGGCAAAGGCCAACGAGGAGGGCACCTTCCAGTTCCTGCCCTGGGCGCAGATGGCAGGCGCCAGCTACGAGAACATCAACGCCGACGGCGCCGTTAAGGCGCTCGACACCTGGAAGACGATCATCGACGAAAAGCTCGCGTCGCCGGACACGCTGACACGCAGCCAGTGGGATTCGACCGGCACCTTCAACTCGGGCAATGCCGCCATGGCGATCTCCGGTCCCTGGGAACTCGACCGCATGATCGCGGAAGCGAAATTCGACTGGGGCGTCGCGCTGCTGCCGATTCCGCAGGAGGGCGCCGAGCGCTCGTCCGCCATGGGCGACTTCAACTGGGCGATCTTCGCAAGCACCAAGCATCCGCAGGAAGCATTCAAGGTGCTCGAATACTTCGTTTCGCAGGATGACCGGATGTTCAAGGATTTCGGCCAGTTGCCCGCACGCTCGGACATCGCGATTCCCGAAACCGGCGAGCCAAAGAAGGATGCCGCTCTCAAGGTCTTCGTCGAGCAACTCAAATACGCAAAGCCCCGCGGCCCGCATCCGGAATGGCCGAAAATCTCGAAAGCAATCCAGGACGCAATCCAGGCGGCACTCACCGGACAGATGTCGTCGAAAGATGCTCTCGACCAGGCGGCGGAGAAAATAAAGGCCGTTCTCGGCTGA